A genomic region of Oryza glaberrima chromosome 1, OglaRS2, whole genome shotgun sequence contains the following coding sequences:
- the LOC127775019 gene encoding transcription factor DIVARICATA-like yields the protein MMAEALREVLPLPYFPGQPCWYLQERRGAEAWSAEENKVFERALAQVDLDSPNRWEMVAAMLPRKTVIDVVNHYRDLENDVGSIEAGLVPFPHYSSSLSPASSGFTLQDWDGSDGGFRRGCYLKRGRAPDQERKKGVPWTEEEHKSFLMGLKKYGRGDWRNISRYFVTSRTPTQVASHAQKYFIRLNSGGKDKRRSSIHDITTVNLPEEDTSNPSPSPPSVLTTASDQLGSLVDTKPVPPPPSLGAQRHFMSPLPGALGVSHHPYGNVKLEPNASFLAGGGTGPGLDDAILLQMQCGHL from the exons ATGATGGCAGAGGCGCTTCGGGAGGTGCTACCGCTGCCCTACTTCCCCGGGCAGCCGTGCTGGTACTTGCAGGAGCGGCGAGGTGCGGAGGCGTGGTCGGCAGAGGAGAACAAGGTGTTCGAGAGGGCCCTCGCACAGGTCGACCTGGACTCGCCGAACAGGTGGGAGATGGTCGCCGCGATGCTGCCCAGGAAGACGGTCATAGACGTGGTGAACCACTACAGGGACCTCGAGAACGACGTCGGCTCCATCGAGGCAGGGCTGGTGCCGTTCCCTCACTACAGCAGCAGCTTGTCCCCGGCGTCCTCCGGGTTCACCCTGCAGGACTgggacggcagcgacggcgggttCAGGCGCGGCTGCTACCTCAAACGCGGCCGCGCCCCGGACCAGGAGAGGAAGAAAGGCGTCCCGtggacggaggaggagcacAA GTCGTTCTTGATGGGGCTGAAGAAGTACGGGAGGGGAGACTGGAGGAACATCTCGCGCTACTTCGTGACGAGCCGGACGCCGACGCAGGTGGCCAGCCACGCGCAGAAGTACTTCATCCGCCTCAACTCCGGCGGCAAGGACAAGCGCCGGTCTAGCATCCACGACATCACCACGGTCAACCTGCCAGAAGAAGACACCAGCAACccctccccatcgccgccgtccgtgCTCACCACCGCCTCAGACCAGCTCGGCTCCCTCGTGGACACGAAACCCGTTCCCCCGCCACCGTCACTCGGCGCGCAACGGCACTTCATGTCGCCGCTGCCGGGAGCGCTCGGCGTCAGCCACCACCCCTACGGCAACGTGAAGCTAGAGCCCAATGCCTCGTTCTTGGCCGGCGGCGGTACGGGGCCTGGCCTCGACGACGCCATCCTCCTGCAGATGCAATGCGGACACTTGTGA